In Candidatus Binatia bacterium, the sequence CGTACTCCACCAACACGCCGTGATTGGCGCGGGGGTGGAGAAAGCAGATCATGCCCGCCAAGCCTTTGCGCGGCGTCTGGTCGATGAGATCGATGCCTTTGGCCTTGGTTGCGGCGAGCTCGGCGGCGACATCGTCGGTTTCGAAGCAGATGTGATGCAGACCTTCGCCGCGGCGCTGCAGGAATTTGGCGATACCGCCGTTGAGGTTGATCGGTTCCAGCAGCTCGATTTCGCTGTTGCCGATGGTGAGCAGGGCGGCTTTCACGCCCTGATCCTCGACCACGGCGGTCTTGTGCACCGGCAGGCCGAGGG encodes:
- the mce gene encoding methylmalonyl-CoA epimerase; its protein translation is MLRKIHHVGIVVRNLEEAYAFYRDTLGLPVHKTAVVEDQGVKAALLTIGNSEIELLEPINLNGGIAKFLQRRGEGLHHICFETDDVAAELAATKAKGIDLIDQTPRKGLAGMICFLHPRANHGVLVEYAQPMD